A single genomic interval of Acidobacteriota bacterium harbors:
- a CDS encoding Wzz/FepE/Etk N-terminal domain-containing protein: protein MTIKTRSDEAMPGRTEVRERADGRADANEPDIGLYELASLLIKRKRFILYSVVIISVMMAAILLGTANTYRSTATILSADRTDKLGGLRGLAGLAGINVSQDNPSELFPVILRSRLVKDGVLGREYSIGGADAEPVTVTLQQYFGEDLPDRLYAALDGVTSIGMDRGTGVIRVSVDTKQAELSQAILTEYLAQLETFNLHKRRSSARENLQYLNRELATIGRLLSEAEDNLSVFQSANRDWAVTTNPDVLKELAQLRREVEIRTQAYLFLTGESEIAKLEAQKDVPIVRILDAPSVPAQKSGPFRAATLAASAVGTLFLAMFISVIHGMFLKRVRGPDRQAFQALREDLVDAFPLTRRVVTRAARRLSARAHRHADSA from the coding sequence ATGACAATAAAAACGCGATCGGACGAGGCGATGCCCGGGCGAACGGAGGTGCGCGAGCGCGCTGACGGCCGGGCGGACGCAAACGAGCCCGATATAGGTCTGTATGAACTTGCCTCCCTGCTTATCAAACGCAAGCGGTTCATTCTGTACTCGGTTGTCATCATATCGGTGATGATGGCAGCCATACTTTTGGGTACCGCCAATACCTACCGGTCAACCGCCACGATTCTGTCAGCCGATCGAACCGATAAACTCGGCGGTCTGAGAGGACTGGCCGGTCTGGCAGGTATCAACGTCAGTCAGGATAATCCATCGGAGCTGTTTCCGGTTATCCTTCGCTCCAGGTTGGTGAAGGACGGCGTGCTGGGCAGGGAGTACTCGATCGGTGGAGCGGATGCCGAACCGGTGACCGTAACCCTGCAGCAGTATTTCGGCGAGGATTTACCCGACAGACTCTACGCCGCGCTGGACGGTGTCACCAGCATTGGCATGGACAGGGGGACGGGCGTGATACGGGTTTCGGTTGACACCAAGCAGGCCGAGTTGTCGCAGGCCATTCTGACGGAATACCTCGCTCAACTCGAGACTTTCAACCTGCACAAGAGGCGTTCGAGCGCCAGGGAGAATCTGCAGTATCTCAATCGTGAACTGGCGACGATCGGCCGGCTGTTGTCCGAGGCCGAAGATAACCTGAGCGTTTTTCAGAGCGCCAACCGCGACTGGGCGGTGACGACAAATCCCGATGTTCTCAAGGAGCTTGCCCAACTGCGCCGGGAAGTGGAAATCCGCACACAGGCATATCTGTTCCTTACCGGCGAAAGCGAGATAGCCAAACTGGAAGCACAGAAGGACGTGCCCATCGTTCGAATTCTCGATGCACCGTCAGTGCCTGCCCAGAAGTCCGGGCCGTTCCGGGCGGCGACCCTGGCCGCCAGCGCGGTCGGGACGCTGTTCCTGGCCATGTTTATCTCCGTCATTCACGGGATGTTTCTTAAGCGGGTGCGGGGGCCGGACAGGCAGGCTTTCCAGGCCCTGCGAGAAGACCTGGTCGATGCTTTTCCGCTGACCAGGCGCGTCGTTACCCGTGCCGCCCGGCGCCTGAGTGCGAGGGCGCACCGACACGCTGATTCTGCGTGA